One Streptomyces sp. ML-6 genomic region harbors:
- a CDS encoding FG-GAP repeat protein, whose protein sequence is MAARALGTTVVLAITAATAVITLPTAGAATPGPAPVAAPASANAAVPAPTARRDDFNGDGYPDVAFTAPEATVAGKAGAGYVGVVYGSAKGLQTSTKQVFTQDSPGIPGTAAAGVRFGSATAGADLDGDGYGDLVVGAENEKAGTPGSAGSLTVIWGGPQGLSGGATLLTGDEQYEGIGGRIAVGDFDGDRHADVVTLGRSDLHVLSGPFGRDGGAAAPVREIRDMDDLRYMDLAAGDFDGDGRDDLAGVVHDGDEYDARRAIVRRGGATGLAEEYTVVKGANGYSLQAGETVAAGHVDGDKYADLVVGRMIEGYDSDLDNPLALGGMITYIPGGATGPRGDRAKVFNQDSAGVPGVAEVHDKFGASLSVGDMNGDGYGDIAVGVPGEAIGTKKRAGSVLILPGTVSGPTGTGTLGFNQDTPDVPGAAEAGDGFGAAVKLVDADRDGRGELVVGAPGENTGAGSLWVLPDTASGVTAKGSFTFGHGTLGTVGTGARLGASFNR, encoded by the coding sequence GTGGCAGCCCGTGCCCTCGGAACCACCGTGGTCCTCGCCATCACCGCGGCGACCGCCGTGATCACCCTTCCCACCGCCGGGGCGGCGACGCCCGGACCGGCCCCCGTCGCGGCCCCGGCGTCCGCGAACGCCGCCGTCCCCGCCCCGACCGCGCGCCGCGACGACTTCAACGGCGACGGCTACCCGGACGTGGCGTTCACCGCCCCCGAGGCCACCGTCGCGGGCAAGGCCGGAGCCGGGTACGTGGGCGTGGTGTACGGCTCCGCGAAGGGCCTGCAGACCTCCACCAAGCAGGTCTTCACCCAGGACTCGCCCGGCATACCGGGCACCGCCGCGGCCGGTGTCCGGTTCGGCAGTGCGACGGCCGGTGCCGACCTCGACGGGGACGGGTACGGCGACCTCGTCGTCGGCGCGGAGAACGAGAAGGCCGGCACGCCCGGGTCCGCCGGTTCGCTCACCGTGATCTGGGGCGGCCCGCAGGGCCTGTCCGGCGGCGCGACCCTGCTGACCGGCGACGAGCAGTACGAGGGCATCGGCGGCAGGATCGCCGTCGGCGACTTCGACGGCGACCGTCACGCGGACGTGGTCACCCTCGGCAGGAGCGACCTCCACGTGCTGTCCGGCCCGTTCGGCCGCGACGGTGGTGCGGCGGCCCCGGTCAGGGAGATCCGCGACATGGACGACCTGCGGTACATGGACCTCGCCGCGGGCGACTTCGACGGCGACGGCCGCGACGACCTCGCCGGTGTCGTCCACGACGGCGACGAGTACGACGCCCGGCGCGCCATCGTCCGCCGGGGCGGCGCCACCGGCCTCGCCGAGGAGTACACCGTCGTCAAGGGGGCGAACGGCTACAGCCTCCAGGCCGGCGAGACCGTCGCGGCCGGCCACGTCGACGGCGACAAGTACGCCGACCTCGTCGTGGGCCGCATGATCGAGGGCTACGACAGCGACCTGGACAACCCGCTCGCCCTGGGCGGCATGATCACCTACATCCCGGGCGGCGCCACCGGCCCGCGGGGCGACCGGGCCAAGGTCTTCAACCAGGACAGCGCCGGTGTCCCCGGCGTCGCCGAGGTGCACGACAAATTCGGTGCCTCGCTGTCGGTCGGTGACATGAACGGCGACGGCTACGGCGACATCGCCGTCGGCGTCCCCGGCGAGGCCATCGGCACGAAGAAGCGGGCGGGCTCGGTCCTGATCCTCCCCGGCACCGTCTCCGGCCCCACCGGGACCGGCACCCTGGGCTTCAACCAGGACACCCCGGACGTCCCCGGGGCCGCCGAGGCCGGGGACGGGTTCGGCGCCGCCGTGAAGCTGGTCGACGCCGACCGCGACGGCCGCGGCGAACTGGTCGTCGGCGCACCCGGCGAGAACACGGGCGCGGGCTCCCTGTGGGTCCTCCCGGACACGGCCTCCGGAGTGACGGCCAAGGGCTCGTTCACCTTCGGCCACGGCACCCTCGGCACGGTGGGCACGGGCGCGCGACTCGGCGCGTCGTTCAACCGCTGA
- a CDS encoding sensor histidine kinase, which produces MRPRTVWQALPNPRYPLTSWPWRSAGYLLGGAVTGAALLVAGVLGAVVGGALSLVLIGLPLLALMALTGIPVAALERRRLRLMDPAPAPDPHRSPAGPGLRSWLACRFRERATWRELGYAVLFAVVLWPLDALVVAVCAVVPLTMAATPVLLRVYGDGEELRVVKLWTVTTWPEAFATAAGGLLLLLLSGHALGAAAGARAALTRLLLVPGPMELDGRLVELARSRVRLVDAFEAERRRIERDLHDGAQQRIVALTMMLGLARLDAPPGPLADQLARAHEEAGRALAELRELIHGIHPRVLADYGLRAAVADAAERSVVPVDLRLDLPGRLPEAVEAAAYFVVCEALANVARHSGASRAEVSGGHTGDRLFLEIHDDGRGGASTAGGGSGLTGLADRVSVLDGRLALSSPAGGPTRLRVEIPCEWTDRSA; this is translated from the coding sequence ATGCGTCCCCGCACCGTGTGGCAGGCCCTGCCGAACCCCCGTTATCCGCTGACCTCCTGGCCCTGGCGCTCGGCCGGTTACCTGCTCGGCGGCGCGGTGACGGGGGCGGCCCTCCTGGTGGCGGGCGTCCTCGGGGCGGTCGTGGGCGGCGCGCTCTCCCTCGTACTGATCGGGCTGCCGCTGCTCGCGCTCATGGCCCTGACCGGGATTCCGGTGGCGGCCCTGGAGCGGCGCAGGCTGCGGCTGATGGACCCCGCCCCGGCGCCGGACCCGCACCGCAGTCCCGCCGGACCGGGGCTGCGGAGCTGGCTGGCGTGCCGGTTCCGGGAGCGGGCCACCTGGCGGGAGCTCGGGTACGCGGTGCTGTTCGCCGTGGTCCTGTGGCCGCTCGACGCCCTCGTGGTGGCCGTCTGCGCGGTCGTACCGCTGACGATGGCGGCCACCCCCGTGCTGCTGCGGGTGTACGGGGACGGCGAGGAGCTCCGCGTGGTGAAGCTGTGGACGGTCACGACGTGGCCCGAAGCCTTCGCGACGGCGGCGGGCGGGCTCCTGCTCCTGCTGTTGAGCGGCCACGCCCTGGGCGCGGCGGCCGGGGCGCGCGCGGCCCTGACCCGTCTCCTGCTCGTCCCCGGACCGATGGAACTGGACGGCCGGCTGGTCGAACTGGCCCGTTCCCGCGTCCGGTTGGTCGACGCCTTCGAGGCCGAGCGCCGCCGCATCGAGCGCGACCTCCACGACGGGGCCCAGCAACGCATCGTCGCGCTCACCATGATGCTCGGCCTGGCCCGGCTGGACGCCCCGCCCGGCCCGCTCGCCGACCAACTGGCCAGGGCCCACGAGGAGGCGGGCCGGGCCCTGGCCGAACTGCGCGAACTGATCCACGGCATCCACCCCCGGGTCCTGGCCGACTACGGTCTGCGGGCGGCGGTCGCCGACGCCGCCGAACGCTCCGTGGTCCCCGTCGACCTGCGGCTCGACCTGCCCGGCAGACTTCCCGAAGCCGTCGAGGCCGCCGCGTACTTCGTGGTCTGCGAGGCGCTGGCCAACGTCGCCAGGCACAGCGGGGCGAGCCGCGCCGAGGTCAGCGGCGGCCACACCGGGGACCGGCTGTTCCTGGAGATCCACGACGACGGCCGGGGCGGCGCGAGCACGGCCGGGGGCGGCAGCGGGCTGACCGGCCTGGCCGACCGGGTGTCCGTGCTCGATGGCAGACTTGCGCTGTCCAGCCCGGCCGGAGGACCGACCCGATTGCGTGTGGAGATTCCTTGCGAGTGGACCGATCGCTCCGCGTAG
- a CDS encoding ABC transporter substrate-binding protein encodes MKVRTSRPGALISVGLAATLLTGCGAQNDIWQFDAKESLVVGMSDDILATDPAAGYDPGSWLLFNNVFQSLLSFPPGSSTPVPEAADECGFSDDSKTYTCTLREGLKFSNGHNLTSKDVKHSFDRAIRINDPAGPAPLLSTIASIETPDVRTVVFRLKVPDATFPSKIASGAGSIVDHEIYPADRLLKGDKAVGSGPYELDSIDKSKADFSVYSGYQGNAEVKNSGVTLRLFRGNQQALKSALEKGDVDIAYRGLTAKAIAALDTSPAAEKDGIEVVQGNSAEVQHLVFNVADPVVGKIAVRKAIAHLVDRYALVSKVYESTATPLYSIVPVGITGHGTSFFDTYGDSPRPKLAKKILEDTGITDKVKLTLWSTPSRYGPATDDELRTIAEQLNRSGLFEARMKSVPFDEYEKNIAKGKYGIYVKGWVPDYPDPDNFTQPFFGKGNVLANNFENGEISRIIPRTSSMTDRAKTRQEFMKLQDIVADQLPLLPLWQGKQYAVAHEDVRGLQNCLDNSTVFRFWELSTAS; translated from the coding sequence GTGAAGGTTCGTACGAGTCGGCCGGGCGCCCTGATCTCCGTGGGCCTGGCAGCGACGCTGTTGACGGGTTGTGGGGCCCAGAACGACATCTGGCAGTTCGACGCCAAGGAGAGTCTGGTCGTCGGGATGTCCGACGACATCCTCGCGACGGACCCGGCCGCGGGTTACGACCCCGGGTCCTGGCTGCTGTTCAACAACGTCTTCCAGTCCCTGCTGAGCTTCCCGCCCGGTTCCTCCACCCCGGTGCCGGAGGCGGCCGACGAGTGCGGCTTCTCGGACGACAGCAAGACCTACACCTGCACCCTGCGCGAGGGGCTGAAGTTCAGCAACGGCCACAACCTCACGTCGAAGGACGTCAAGCACTCCTTCGACCGGGCGATCAGGATCAACGACCCGGCGGGTCCGGCGCCGCTGCTCTCCACCATCGCGTCGATCGAAACCCCGGACGTGCGGACGGTCGTCTTCCGCCTCAAGGTGCCCGACGCGACGTTCCCCAGCAAGATCGCCTCGGGCGCCGGTTCCATCGTGGACCACGAGATCTACCCGGCGGACAGACTGCTCAAGGGCGACAAGGCGGTCGGTTCCGGGCCCTACGAGCTGGACTCCATCGACAAGTCGAAGGCCGACTTCTCGGTGTACTCCGGCTACCAGGGCAACGCCGAGGTGAAGAACTCCGGTGTGACGCTGCGGCTGTTCCGCGGCAACCAGCAGGCCCTCAAGTCCGCCCTGGAGAAGGGCGACGTGGACATCGCGTACCGCGGTCTCACCGCCAAGGCGATAGCCGCCCTGGACACCTCGCCCGCCGCCGAGAAGGACGGCATCGAGGTCGTCCAGGGGAACAGCGCCGAGGTCCAGCACCTGGTCTTCAACGTGGCCGACCCCGTGGTCGGCAAGATCGCCGTGCGCAAGGCCATCGCCCACCTCGTCGACCGTTACGCCCTGGTCAGCAAGGTCTACGAGTCCACGGCGACCCCGCTCTACTCGATCGTCCCGGTCGGCATCACCGGCCACGGGACCTCCTTCTTCGACACGTACGGGGACAGCCCGCGGCCGAAGCTGGCGAAGAAGATCCTGGAGGACACCGGCATCACCGACAAGGTGAAGCTCACCCTCTGGTCCACCCCGAGCCGTTACGGTCCCGCCACCGACGACGAGCTGCGGACCATCGCCGAGCAGCTGAACCGGAGCGGTCTCTTCGAGGCCCGGATGAAGTCCGTCCCCTTCGACGAGTACGAGAAGAACATCGCCAAGGGCAAGTACGGCATCTACGTGAAGGGCTGGGTGCCGGACTACCCCGACCCCGACAACTTCACCCAGCCGTTCTTCGGCAAGGGCAACGTCCTGGCGAACAATTTCGAGAACGGCGAGATCTCCCGGATCATCCCGCGGACGTCGTCCATGACCGACCGGGCGAAGACCCGGCAGGAGTTCATGAAGCTCCAGGACATCGTGGCCGACCAGCTGCCGCTGCTGCCGCTGTGGCAGGGCAAGCAGTACGCGGTCGCCCACGAGGACGTCCGGGGCCTGCAGAACTGCCTGGACAACTCGACCGTCTTCCGGTTCTGGGAGCTCAGCACCGCGTCCTAG
- a CDS encoding DUF4291 domain-containing protein produces the protein MTAPTRPQYEIRAQYTDTTITVYQAYTPSIGLPAARDGRFPDTWKRDRMTWIKPSFLWMMYRCGWGTKEGQETVLAVEITREGFDRALSGAELSHYVRGVHPDRAAWQHALRRAPARVQWDPERDLRLDRLPYRSLQLGLSGEASRRYADEWTVSIRDVTPLARQVHARVAAGSLDEAARLLPREVPYPLGAAPVPVAPGDPVP, from the coding sequence ATGACCGCTCCGACCAGGCCCCAGTACGAGATCCGCGCCCAGTACACGGACACCACGATCACCGTCTACCAGGCGTACACCCCGTCCATCGGCCTCCCGGCCGCGCGCGACGGGCGCTTCCCCGACACCTGGAAGCGGGACCGCATGACGTGGATCAAACCGAGCTTCCTGTGGATGATGTACCGCTGCGGCTGGGGCACCAAGGAGGGCCAGGAGACCGTGCTGGCCGTCGAGATCACCCGCGAGGGCTTCGACCGGGCCCTGTCCGGGGCCGAACTCTCGCACTACGTCAGGGGGGTCCACCCGGACCGCGCCGCCTGGCAGCACGCCCTGCGCCGGGCCCCGGCGCGCGTCCAGTGGGACCCGGAGCGGGACCTGCGCCTGGACCGGCTGCCGTACCGCTCCCTCCAGCTCGGGCTCTCCGGCGAGGCGTCACGGCGGTACGCGGACGAGTGGACGGTGTCCATCCGCGACGTCACCCCGCTCGCCCGGCAGGTCCACGCACGGGTCGCGGCCGGGAGCCTCGACGAGGCGGCACGGCTCCTGCCCCGGGAGGTCCCGTACCCCCTGGGCGCCGCCCCGGTCCCGGTCGCCCCCGGTGACCCCGTCCCCTAG
- a CDS encoding ABC transporter permease: MSAAADVTETADTAGATGAAVGAPGYRARHTLPLRVEAMRQLRRRRTLVMGGVLAALPFVLIVAFAIGGTPESRGGGNDRITLMDTATASAANFAATCLFVSAGFLLVVPVALFCGDTVASEAGWSSLRYLLAAPVPRARLLWSKLVVALGFSLAAMVLLPLVALAAGAVAYGWGPLALPTGGALATSDTLPRLALAVAFVFVSQLVTAGLAFWLSTRTDAPLGAVGGAVGLTIVGNVLDAVTALGSWREFLPAHWQFAWADALQPELEWAGMAKGAAISVTYALILFALAFRGFGRKDIVS; this comes from the coding sequence ATGAGTGCCGCAGCCGATGTCACCGAAACCGCAGACACCGCCGGGGCCACCGGGGCCGCCGTCGGGGCCCCCGGCTACCGCGCCCGGCACACCCTGCCGCTGCGGGTCGAGGCGATGCGCCAGCTGCGCAGACGCCGCACCCTGGTCATGGGCGGGGTGCTGGCGGCCCTGCCGTTCGTCCTGATCGTCGCGTTCGCGATCGGCGGCACCCCGGAATCGCGGGGCGGCGGCAACGACCGGATCACCCTGATGGACACCGCGACGGCCTCCGCCGCGAACTTCGCCGCGACCTGTCTGTTCGTGTCCGCGGGGTTCCTGCTGGTGGTGCCGGTGGCGCTGTTCTGCGGGGACACCGTCGCCTCCGAGGCCGGCTGGTCCTCGCTGCGCTACCTGCTGGCGGCGCCCGTGCCACGGGCCAGACTGCTGTGGAGCAAACTCGTCGTGGCACTCGGCTTCAGTCTCGCCGCGATGGTGCTGCTGCCGCTCGTCGCCCTGGCCGCGGGGGCCGTCGCGTACGGCTGGGGACCGCTCGCACTCCCCACCGGCGGCGCGCTCGCGACCTCGGACACCCTGCCCCGGCTGGCGCTCGCCGTCGCGTTCGTCTTCGTCTCGCAACTGGTCACCGCCGGACTGGCGTTCTGGCTCTCGACCAGGACCGACGCCCCGCTGGGCGCGGTCGGCGGCGCGGTCGGCCTGACCATCGTCGGCAATGTGCTGGACGCCGTCACCGCACTCGGCTCCTGGCGCGAATTCCTGCCCGCGCACTGGCAGTTCGCCTGGGCGGACGCGCTCCAGCCCGAACTGGAGTGGGCCGGCATGGCGAAGGGCGCGGCGATCTCGGTGACGTACGCGCTGATCCTGTTCGCCCTCGCCTTCCGGGGCTTCGGCCGCAAGGACATCGTGTCCTGA
- a CDS encoding von Willebrand factor type A domain-containing protein, whose translation MERRTRKHGARRADTRGAGLPRRWQGALGVLLAGGVLLTGCSGTSYDSTTTDQRGVRGGAPAPAPAAPGGAAGSGTEKKRDVAGPKESARPAAPDYLSTFALDVDTASYGYARRVLADGSLPRPDTVRPEEFVNSFRQGYRRPEGNGFAVNMDGARPVAKNTDWSLVRVGLATRPAPSRDARPPAALTFVVDISGSMAGAGRLDLVKQSLRILAGELRDDDSISLVTFSEKAETLLPMTRVGGHRDRIRDRVDAMEATDSTNVEAGIERGYEEAVEGHVKGSTNRVVLLSDALANTGETEAGAILERIDSARREYGITLFGVGVGSEYGDALMEELTNKGDGHTTYIADEAQARKVFVDQLPAHLELTARDAKAQVAFDPKTVKQFELIGYENRKVADEDFRDDRVDGGEVGPGHTVTALYAVRLKEGASGHVATATVRWQDPRTRAPHERTGSIATDAIDGPLWGGASKRLQVTAVAAYFAQSLRGEELTGAPGLGELASRAGKLASDTEDDSVRKLATAIEQAARLRDGRRDGATGGEPEGEID comes from the coding sequence ATGGAACGCCGGACAAGGAAGCACGGGGCGCGCCGGGCGGACACGCGCGGGGCGGGACTCCCGCGGAGGTGGCAGGGGGCCCTCGGGGTGCTGCTGGCGGGAGGAGTGCTGCTCACCGGATGTTCGGGCACCTCGTACGACTCCACCACGACCGACCAGCGGGGCGTACGGGGCGGGGCCCCCGCGCCCGCGCCCGCCGCTCCGGGCGGCGCGGCCGGGAGCGGCACGGAGAAGAAGCGGGACGTGGCCGGGCCGAAGGAGTCCGCGCGGCCGGCCGCCCCCGACTACCTGTCCACCTTCGCCCTGGACGTCGACACCGCCTCCTACGGCTACGCGCGCCGCGTCCTGGCCGACGGCAGCCTGCCGAGGCCGGACACCGTGCGGCCCGAGGAGTTCGTCAACAGCTTCCGCCAGGGCTACCGGAGGCCGGAGGGCAACGGCTTCGCCGTGAACATGGACGGGGCCAGGCCCGTGGCGAAGAACACCGACTGGTCGCTGGTGCGGGTCGGGCTGGCCACCAGGCCCGCCCCCTCCCGGGACGCCCGCCCGCCCGCCGCGCTCACCTTCGTCGTCGACATCTCCGGCTCGATGGCCGGAGCGGGCCGCCTCGACCTGGTGAAGCAGTCCCTGCGCATCCTGGCCGGCGAACTGCGCGACGACGACTCGATCTCCCTGGTCACCTTCAGCGAGAAGGCGGAGACCCTGCTGCCGATGACCCGGGTGGGGGGCCACCGGGACCGGATCCGCGACCGGGTCGACGCCATGGAGGCCACCGACTCCACCAATGTGGAGGCCGGCATCGAGCGCGGCTACGAGGAGGCGGTCGAGGGCCACGTCAAGGGCTCCACCAACCGGGTCGTCCTGCTCTCCGACGCGCTCGCCAACACCGGCGAGACCGAGGCCGGGGCCATCCTGGAACGCATCGACTCCGCCCGCCGCGAGTACGGCATCACCCTCTTCGGGGTCGGCGTCGGCAGCGAGTACGGCGACGCGCTGATGGAGGAGCTCACCAACAAGGGCGACGGCCACACCACGTACATCGCCGACGAGGCCCAGGCCCGCAAGGTCTTCGTCGACCAGCTGCCCGCCCACCTCGAACTGACGGCACGCGACGCCAAGGCCCAGGTCGCCTTCGACCCGAAGACCGTGAAGCAGTTCGAGCTCATCGGGTACGAGAACCGGAAGGTCGCCGACGAGGACTTCCGCGACGACCGCGTCGACGGCGGCGAGGTGGGCCCCGGCCACACGGTGACGGCGCTCTACGCGGTGCGCCTCAAGGAGGGCGCGTCCGGCCACGTGGCGACCGCGACCGTGCGCTGGCAGGACCCGAGGACCAGGGCACCCCACGAGCGGACCGGCTCCATCGCCACGGACGCGATCGACGGCCCGCTGTGGGGCGGCGCCTCCAAGCGCCTCCAGGTGACCGCCGTAGCCGCCTACTTCGCCCAGTCGCTGCGCGGCGAGGAACTGACGGGAGCGCCCGGCCTCGGCGAACTCGCCTCGCGGGCCGGGAAGCTGGCGTCCGACACCGAGGACGACTCGGTACGCAAGCTGGCCACCGCGATCGAGCAGGCCGCCCGGCTGCGTGACGGCAGGCGCGACGGGGCGACCGGGGGAGAACCCGAGGGCGAGATCGACTGA
- a CDS encoding DUF1772 domain-containing protein — protein sequence MSSSLESLFLVLAVVTTGLYAGLMLTFLTSIMPGLAILPDERFTDAMRRFNEKVPGPFFLLLFVGVIAFPAVVVFGDDGTDRVLALAALACAVGSHLITIAGNVPLNNRLAQSEGGDDSAARAAFEGRWNRLHRVRTLLSVAAFVLLAVVGS from the coding sequence ATGTCCTCCTCCCTCGAATCCCTGTTCCTGGTTCTCGCCGTCGTCACGACCGGGCTCTACGCCGGGCTGATGCTGACGTTCCTCACCTCGATCATGCCCGGCCTGGCGATCCTGCCGGACGAGCGGTTCACGGACGCCATGCGCCGCTTCAACGAGAAGGTGCCCGGCCCGTTCTTCCTGCTCCTCTTCGTCGGGGTGATCGCCTTCCCGGCCGTCGTGGTCTTCGGCGACGACGGCACCGACCGGGTGCTCGCCCTGGCGGCGCTGGCCTGCGCGGTCGGCAGCCACCTGATCACGATCGCCGGCAACGTCCCGCTGAACAACCGCCTCGCGCAGTCGGAGGGCGGCGACGACAGCGCCGCCCGCGCCGCCTTCGAAGGCCGGTGGAACCGCCTCCACCGGGTCCGGACGCTCCTGTCGGTCGCCGCGTTCGTCCTGCTGGCCGTGGTCGGCTCGTAG
- a CDS encoding IS607 family transposase — protein sequence MNLTEWAKTQGVHPQTAYRWFREGVLPVPAQRVGPRTILVNIDANTTPEAIGGLGLYARVSSHDQKTDLERQVARLSAWAVNAGHRVVRVEAEIASGMNGCRSKARRLLADPNVTTVVVEHKDRLGRMNVELVEAALSATGRRLLVVDDGEVADDLVRDMVEVLTSFCARLYGRRSARNRARKALEAAEHG from the coding sequence GTGAATCTGACGGAATGGGCGAAGACGCAGGGTGTGCATCCGCAGACCGCGTATCGCTGGTTCCGTGAGGGGGTGTTGCCGGTACCGGCTCAGCGGGTCGGACCGCGCACGATCCTGGTGAACATCGACGCGAACACTACGCCTGAGGCCATCGGTGGTCTGGGCCTGTATGCCCGTGTGTCCTCGCACGATCAGAAGACCGATCTGGAACGCCAGGTCGCGCGGCTGTCGGCGTGGGCGGTGAACGCCGGTCACCGGGTCGTTCGTGTCGAGGCGGAGATCGCTTCGGGGATGAACGGCTGCCGTTCGAAGGCCCGGCGTCTGCTGGCCGACCCGAACGTGACCACCGTGGTGGTGGAGCATAAGGACCGGCTCGGCCGGATGAACGTCGAGCTTGTCGAGGCCGCCTTGTCGGCGACGGGCCGTCGCCTGCTGGTGGTGGACGACGGCGAGGTCGCAGACGACCTGGTGCGGGACATGGTGGAGGTACTGACGTCGTTCTGCGCCCGTCTGTACGGGCGCAGGTCGGCGAGGAACCGTGCCCGCAAGGCACTGGAAGCGGCCGAACATGGCTGA